The Vitis riparia cultivar Riparia Gloire de Montpellier isolate 1030 chromosome 3, EGFV_Vit.rip_1.0, whole genome shotgun sequence genome segment GTTTTTATTAACCATATGTCAACACAAGATGATCTGTCCAAACCATGTCTTATTGGTTCGCACGGTTAGATCTGCCCTGCATATTATagtatcaaatatatatatagatataacaTTTAGTTGTGCAATTAAGCGGGCCAGACTTTAAtcattaaatagaaaaaggcCAAGTGATAACACTAACTTCCACTGTTATTATAACCCAAGGAACAGAGGAAGCAATGTACCCCAGACAGACTGAACCCAGGCCGATCTCCTGAATGGTGTTAGGATACATGGGTTCTGGAGGGGACAAATTTCTGAGGCTTTTGGAGTCCAATCTTAATTAGAGCTgcaataaattttgaattgagaTTTACATAATTGCATTAACTTAAGTAAATTTCATCCAAATCCAGTTAGTAGCATGCTATACTGATGAGAGAGAGAATGGCATTACCCAATTTATTTAAAGAAGATACTTAAGCCTTGAAGTACAAAATCCAGGAATTCGAGTTTATTAGTTGACAGAGGAAAGTAACACTGATTTCAAGAGAACAGTGGCAATCTCTGCTCACCCGAGGCATATGAGATGATGCTCCTCTTTAATGGTGAAATATACTGTGCCCCATGGAATGCAGCAGCTCTTAATACATTTAGAGGTCCAAAATCAACAGAGTATGCCTTTTGAAAGCCATCCAGGATAGCCATCATCATAATATTTTCCCGTTTTCTCTCtgcttcaaatttttttaacagaTGCACCTGAGAAAATGAACAAGAGCACCTAGCAATGGATCAGAAACGACTGAACATGTGGGAGCCAATTCAAAGTATGGCATTCAAATCTCTCATTTAAGGCCGCAAAAAACAATTTCAGAATCATATATGACAAAACGACTCAAGTAAAAACTTCTTTTACCATTATCTTCTATATTTTCTGTTTAGCTACCAGGGCCAACCTTGGTGAATTTAGCAGTATTTCACTTTCACAAATCAGGAAGCATCCCATAGGTTTCATGaagaaaacataacaaaattataatacatcatgaaaatgcaaaaaatatcCCAAAGTTTTTCAACAAAAGAGAACTAGATAGGTCTCCTTAGACTACAAAAAGGGTTTCCTTATAGCTGGCACTAACTTTTCTTCCAAAAAGAACCTACTTCAACACTATTAGATTACATGCATTatacaaaagaagaaatttcaTTGAATTTTCACACAAAGTAAGGATAATGCTTAATTCCAGTTGTAAAAAGGTTTTTCCCCAATTGAAATGTGGCTTGGCAAGCACAAAACACTCATTTGTAAACTTTTGTCCTAGGGGAAATTAATGGAGCTTATTGTCACATCAGATTAGTGCCCTCATAGATGGAGATTATTATGCTCACATTAGAACTAAGTTCCAGTGTGATAACTTTCCTTGATATGAACAATGATTGACCAGCCCAAGATCTTTACAAAGAAAGAATACATGTCAGAATTTCTCTGTTATTTAagatttttgtgaaaattgaaatgccACAAAAGAGACATTTGAAACCAACCCACCCCcacaccaaaaagaaaaaaaaaagaaaaaaaaagtgtggaaATAGGGGCATTTTGCCATCTTAACATTCAAAATAAACGAACAAGAGATCAAAAGATTGCTTCCCACCATAGATGAAGGTGAGAATGGATTCTCAAATCACCACCAACCAACAAAGAACTCTAAAAAGGggttgaaaataacaaaaatgtcgTGAGATGGCCTTCTTAGAACAACACCCAAAAGCCCTCATTGGCATATCAACAATTATCTTGCAGACCACAATTAGTTTTGATGAGGAAGCACCAAAGAGAATTAGCACGTGGGAATCTCCAAGCCAATTTTCCAATGTAAGAGGTCTTTGCTGTTCTAGGACAATAGGGTGTTGAAACTGATTGATATGGAAGCAGGTGGGTCTCTATTTCCTGTCGTTTCATTGTGAAGATGACCTCGCTTGGATATTCCCAGGGGTGTATGGGCCAATTCAAAGGGTGGAGAGGGGATTTTTGGGTAGAATTAGGGCTAAAAAAGGTATCTAGGAGGACCCTTGGTGTTTAGGAGAAGACTTTAATGTGGTCGAATTTCTTGGGAAAAGGAGGAATTGCACAAGGTTGTCTTCAGCTATGAAGCGGTTTTTTGAGATCAAAGGGGATTTTAATTTGAGAGACCTACCTCTGGTTGGGTGTTAATTCACATGGTGTGGAGGTCGGGTTTCAATTAGGCCTAACTTAAAGTGTTTTACCAAAGCCAACTTCTAATCACTCTCCTATTGTCCTTAATAGTGATGGGATGAGGAAGGGGAAGTCTCCcttcagatttgaaaatatgtggcatAAAGAGAATGGACTTAAAGACCTCATAAGAAGCTGGTTTTTGGATTATATAATGTGAGTGGTTCTTTTAGTTATATTCTGGCAGTGAAGTTAAAGGCCCTCAACCAAGACCTAAAATTGTGGAACCAAGAGGTTTTCATGAATGTCTTAACCAGAAAATTGAAGGCCTTAAACCCGATCAGCTTTTGAGATTACAAAGAGAGAGTATCCCTTTCAATTGAAGATGCAGAGGCTAGAAGGGTGGCAATGGAGGAGTTTAGGAAGTGGGCTTCAATGTAAGAAACTATGTGGAGGcagaaataaagagaaatatggTTAAGAGAAGGAAGGATAAACACATCAAGCTcttccacaaaatggccaatGCATGTGGTAGGAAAAATTTATTGGCAAAATTTCAAGTAAATGGTGCTTGGTTGTTGGAGGAGGCTAAGTTAAAGGATGGGGTGTCTATTTCCTTGGTTAGCCTTTTGGCACATTGGTATACATCATGTGTACCTTGATGTTCCCTTTCTAAGGCAGAGTTAACATATGGAGTACCAATAGTGACCCACTTTGAAAACACCCCCTTTTCCTTAAATGGAGCACCAATTGCATCAAACACCTATTTAGTTTCATGATAAATGCAAATAACTGAATGTGCATGTATCATACTGATGACAAGCTTATTAAGATATAGCAGAGAGATAGTGCCATAATCATATTTGCAGCTAAAAGGAAAGTGTTGGTATAGCTACCACATGATACTGTCTGGATTTGAGATGGCATTGGTACTGAttccttcaaaaataaaaaataaagaatcttTCTGAGTAGCATAAGGAAAAATTTCACTGTGCCAAAGTTTCAtgatatttaatctttacattgTCAAGAATGAAAGAGTCTTTTCGCAGGGTTCATGTGTATCTCAATTGAACAGGCAAACCTAAATAGCAGTCAACATGCCTCTCTGCAGAATACATGTTGATAGTCCATTCATAGCACATAATTTATTTAgtatataaaacaatttcaatacaATTTCTGAAGAAACAAagagataataattttatgtaattatatattccagtaaataaaagcaaatagtTGTAACATAAAATGAAGTCTGCActcaaatcataaaaaatttagaatgcATACCTCCCCAATGTCAGTGCCTACTGCAATACCCTCAGAAATTATTCTTGAAAGAGCAAATGCATCTCCAAAGCCCAAGTTAACTCCTTGGCCAGCCAAAGGATGTACTGTGTGTGCTGCATCACCAATTAGAACAACACGCTTTGATGCATAATTATTAGCATGCCTTAAAGACAATGGAAACACCATTCTTCCAGATACCAATTTAACCACATCCGGTGGAACTTCAAAGCATTCATTAGCTGAAACTGTCAAATCTCTTCTAAACCAAGAAAAAATGTCTCCATTATTACCCAATAAGTTTGACTGAGGATGAGGACCATATCCATAATTCAAAGCATGGTTTAAGGCCTTCACAAAATCATTCTCATTCATTTCTCTACAGGCTGATGATTCTTTTGGGTTCATGGTCCAAACAATATTGCTAAACTTATCACCCACCGGCAAGAGTGCAATTGGACCAGAAGGTAGAAACCGTTGCCATGCACATTGGTTTTCTGTTTTATGTTCTACTGTACAGATTACAGCATTCTGTGAGTAGTTCCATCCAGTTGTTTTGAATCCTGCTAACTCCCTAACACGTGATTTGGCCCCATCAGCTCCTACCTGTAAAAAGCATCGTTATGCCAATCAATATGttatacatgaaaaataatatccaaTAGCTCTTACACCAAAGGGCCCTTTGACCTTTTACTTCTTAACAGACAATGTGACCTCAGTTATATGCAAGTAAAATTACCACCAACTTTGCGTATAGGCTGTTGCCATCACTCAGTTCTAGCTTAGCTAAAGAAGCATGCAATGATGATGAAGTGCTGTCCATCATTGTGGGCAAGTGGTTCTGATGCAGAGTCATTGAATTTAATCTGGAAGGATAGATTCTCTTCTTGAGATCTGTGTTCTGATAGAGTTCAATTTTGTTAGTCTCAAAAtagcataaaaaatatgaaaaatggaatTCAAATCATATTGCATGAGATAAGATGCAATAAAATATGAGCAGAATAATGGGTTCATTTATTGATGTTACAGCAGGAAAAAAGATAAAGACTAGCTACAAAAACTCATAAACAACAATAGAAGCACCCAAgccaaaagagaagaaaagggaGAAGGATAGGGTAGTTTGGAAGGGCAATAGCAGAGGAAGGTTCTCCAT includes the following:
- the LOC117911732 gene encoding ubiquinone biosynthesis monooxygenase COQ6, mitochondrial-like isoform X2 — its product is MNNRGKGSLKYLLQQREIVARFVKGDQSTSQKKAKGRAVAAKIAAEVCGLKVPRRTFCNNIAAREHEENQGLPNNVVHYDIAIVGGGMVGMALACSLASMPLTKQLNVAIIDSNPALEGKTCIKKEDPPDPRVSTVTPATISLFKDVGAWQYVQQHRHAYFDKMQVWDYTGLGYTRYNARDVDKEVLGCVVENKVLHSSLLSCIQNTDLKKRIYPSRLNSMTLHQNHLPTMMDSTSSSLHASLAKLELSDGNSLYAKLVVGADGAKSRVRELAGFKTTGWNYSQNAVICTVEHKTENQCAWQRFLPSGPIALLPVGDKFSNIVWTMNPKESSACREMNENDFVKALNHALNYGYGPHPQSNLLGNNGDIFSWFRRDLTVSANECFEVPPDVVKLVSGRMVFPLSLRHANNYASKRVVLIGDAAHTVHPLAGQGVNLGFGDAFALSRIISEGIAVGTDIGEVHLLKKFEAERKRENIMMMAILDGFQKAYSVDFGPLNVLRAAAFHGAQYISPLKRSIISYASGEQRLPLFS
- the LOC117911732 gene encoding ubiquinone biosynthesis monooxygenase COQ6, mitochondrial-like isoform X3 produces the protein MRRIRVCQTMLSIMISPLLEVAWLAWLLPVPWVASMPLTKQLNVAIIDSNPALEGKTCIKKEDPPDPRVSTVTPATISLFKDVGAWQYVQQHRHAYFDKMQVWDYTGLGYTRYNARDVDKEVLGCVVENKVLHSSLLSCIQNTDLKKRIYPSRLNSMTLHQNHLPTMMDSTSSSLHASLAKLELSDGNSLYAKLVVGADGAKSRVRELAGFKTTGWNYSQNAVICTVEHKTENQCAWQRFLPSGPIALLPVGDKFSNIVWTMNPKESSACREMNENDFVKALNHALNYGYGPHPQSNLLGNNGDIFSWFRRDLTVSANECFEVPPDVVKLVSGRMVFPLSLRHANNYASKRVVLIGDAAHTVHPLAGQGVNLGFGDAFALSRIISEGIAVGTDIGEVHLLKKFEAERKRENIMMMAILDGFQKAYSVDFGPLNVLRAAAFHGAQYISPLKRSIISYASGEQRLPLFS
- the LOC117911732 gene encoding ubiquinone biosynthesis monooxygenase COQ6, mitochondrial-like isoform X1, which translates into the protein MNNRGKGSLKYLLQQREIVARFVKGDQSTSQKKAKGRAVAAKIAAEVCGLKVPRRTFCNNIAARVCTSNSVQPSYEHEENQGLPNNVVHYDIAIVGGGMVGMALACSLASMPLTKQLNVAIIDSNPALEGKTCIKKEDPPDPRVSTVTPATISLFKDVGAWQYVQQHRHAYFDKMQVWDYTGLGYTRYNARDVDKEVLGCVVENKVLHSSLLSCIQNTDLKKRIYPSRLNSMTLHQNHLPTMMDSTSSSLHASLAKLELSDGNSLYAKLVVGADGAKSRVRELAGFKTTGWNYSQNAVICTVEHKTENQCAWQRFLPSGPIALLPVGDKFSNIVWTMNPKESSACREMNENDFVKALNHALNYGYGPHPQSNLLGNNGDIFSWFRRDLTVSANECFEVPPDVVKLVSGRMVFPLSLRHANNYASKRVVLIGDAAHTVHPLAGQGVNLGFGDAFALSRIISEGIAVGTDIGEVHLLKKFEAERKRENIMMMAILDGFQKAYSVDFGPLNVLRAAAFHGAQYISPLKRSIISYASGEQRLPLFS